In Danaus plexippus chromosome 6, MEX_DaPlex, whole genome shotgun sequence, a single window of DNA contains:
- the LOC116778768 gene encoding gamma-glutamylcyclotransferase-like isoform X2, whose product MLDFIKYSKFWGGPTATIVPTANAQVWGVIWRLDVDKLSILDEQEGVERKIYYPTHVQVLTPYMGSFTCRVYIHKVNPLPRGDNDVIPVERWPSWTYKEVIIIGAMEHELPEYYIQSLEKIKDNGERGCLKMYSLLIRYANDAPCVCPLPRRIPKPPVLDLRALRERNREGVED is encoded by the exons AT gttagattttataaagtattccAAATTCTGGGGAGGACCTACGGCTACCATCGTGCCGACTGCGAACGCCCAAGTGTGGGGCGTTATATGGCGCTTGGACGTAGACAAATTGTCGATTTTGGATGA gcAAGAGGGCGTAGAACGTAAAATTTACTACCCAACTCACGTTCAAGTACTCACACCTTACATGGGGTCTTTTACTTGTCGTGTTTACATCCACAAGGTCAATCCGTTGCCTAGAGGAGACAATGACGTCATACCTGTCGAGCGCTGGCCTTCTTGGACTTACAAAGAAGTTATCATTATAGGTGCAATGGAGCACGAGCTGCCAGAATACTATATACAGagtttagaaaaaattaaagacaaCGGGGAAAGGGGATGCCTCAAGATGTATAGTCTACTGATACGATATGCTAATGACGCTCCTTGCGTCTGTCCTCTCCCGCGCCGGATACCGAAACCACCAGTATTAGACTTGCGAGCATTGAGGGAGCGGAACAGAGAGGGGGTTGAAGATTAA
- the LOC116778770 gene encoding gamma-glutamylcyclotransferase-like: MASDTFLYFAYGSNLLKKRIHINNPTAVFIGIGKLNEHQLDFIKYSDNWRGSSATIIPTQNHYIWGAVWRLHNNDMKSLDRQEGVESNWYFPKSVDIVTPEGEKLKCRTYQQTINPPPRAPGEELPIERRPSSTYMDCIIKGAIECNLPEDYIMKLKKIPHNGQKASQKMIEKLNL, encoded by the exons ATGGCATCTGATACTTTTCTTTACTTTGCCTATGGAAGTAATTTACTGAAAAAgagaatacatataaataatcctACAGCAGTATTTATTGGTATTGGAAAGCTGAAC GAACACCAGctggattttataaaatattctgataaTTGGCGTGGATCATCAGCAACTATTATTCCAActcaaaatcattatatttgggGTGCCGTTTGGAGATTACACAATAATGATATGAAATCATTAGACcg GCAAGAAGGTGTCGAGTCGAACTGGTATTTTCCTAAAAGTGTTGACATTGTTACACCGGAaggtgaaaaattaaaatgtcgaACTTACCAACAAACTATAAATCCCCCTCCCAGAGCCCCTGGAGAAGAATTACCTATAGAAAGGAGACCTTCTAGTACTTACATGGATTGTATAATAAAGGGGGCCATTGAATGTAATTTGCCAGaagattatataatgaaattgaagAAAATTCCTCATAATGGACAAAAAGCCAGCCAAAAAATGATTGAAAAGTTAAACTTGTAA
- the LOC116778768 gene encoding gamma-glutamylcyclotransferase-like isoform X1 yields MSKKKNISIPSTQLHSKQTNMLRTDIYKPETFLYFSYGSNMFSFRIHMNNPSAEFVSIARLDNYRLDFIKYSKFWGGPTATIVPTANAQVWGVIWRLDVDKLSILDEQEGVERKIYYPTHVQVLTPYMGSFTCRVYIHKVNPLPRGDNDVIPVERWPSWTYKEVIIIGAMEHELPEYYIQSLEKIKDNGERGCLKMYSLLIRYANDAPCVCPLPRRIPKPPVLDLRALRERNREGVED; encoded by the exons atgtcaaaaaaaaaaaacatttcaattccTTCAACCCAGCTTCACTCAAAACAGACAAATATGTTGAGAACAGATATTTACAAACCTGAAACGTTCTTATACTTTTCTTACGGCAGCAATATGTTTTCGTTTAGAATACACATGAATAATCCATCAGCGGAATTTGTATCAATAGCAAGACTTGAT AATTACAGgttagattttataaagtattccAAATTCTGGGGAGGACCTACGGCTACCATCGTGCCGACTGCGAACGCCCAAGTGTGGGGCGTTATATGGCGCTTGGACGTAGACAAATTGTCGATTTTGGATGA gcAAGAGGGCGTAGAACGTAAAATTTACTACCCAACTCACGTTCAAGTACTCACACCTTACATGGGGTCTTTTACTTGTCGTGTTTACATCCACAAGGTCAATCCGTTGCCTAGAGGAGACAATGACGTCATACCTGTCGAGCGCTGGCCTTCTTGGACTTACAAAGAAGTTATCATTATAGGTGCAATGGAGCACGAGCTGCCAGAATACTATATACAGagtttagaaaaaattaaagacaaCGGGGAAAGGGGATGCCTCAAGATGTATAGTCTACTGATACGATATGCTAATGACGCTCCTTGCGTCTGTCCTCTCCCGCGCCGGATACCGAAACCACCAGTATTAGACTTGCGAGCATTGAGGGAGCGGAACAGAGAGGGGGTTGAAGATTAA